One Shewanella sp. MR-4 DNA window includes the following coding sequences:
- a CDS encoding LysR family transcriptional regulator has protein sequence METQSINDTATQLKTSSSAVSRTLKTLRHIFEDELLTRKNGKMELTTKAIALREKVSRIIEEIESLTENESFNPLMLTSNITIAMNASIAQWFAPLLIDHLAKNAPGIKLTIEDWSDATPQHICEHRVDYGIHYFPLNLSKNLVQKCGELDHFVVVCRTQHPLATQNIKLDHFSQFPLAVHVMKYWNEGQDHLSRYLKKLGVETNVALRTTHLSVLLKALENNDYLFPCSINLAKTLDTKFTYISSDSLSFVPLQQRNFGFLYDKTRSNDELIHWFHGEISELMRNQVRNH, from the coding sequence TTGGAAACACAGAGTATTAACGACACCGCCACTCAGCTAAAGACGAGTTCGTCGGCCGTAAGTCGTACGCTGAAAACGTTAAGACATATTTTTGAAGATGAATTGCTAACAAGAAAAAATGGCAAAATGGAACTTACGACTAAAGCTATCGCATTACGTGAAAAAGTAAGTCGTATCATCGAGGAAATTGAAAGCCTAACGGAGAATGAATCATTCAACCCTCTCATGCTCACCAGCAATATTACCATAGCGATGAATGCATCTATTGCTCAATGGTTTGCTCCTTTACTAATTGACCATTTGGCAAAAAATGCTCCAGGTATAAAATTGACAATTGAAGACTGGAGTGATGCAACACCTCAACATATTTGTGAACATAGAGTTGATTATGGGATCCATTATTTTCCATTAAATTTATCGAAGAACTTAGTGCAAAAATGCGGTGAGCTAGACCATTTTGTGGTTGTGTGTCGTACACAACATCCTCTAGCGACACAAAATATTAAGCTAGATCACTTTAGTCAATTTCCTTTAGCTGTACATGTGATGAAGTATTGGAATGAAGGCCAAGATCATTTGTCTCGATATCTCAAGAAACTTGGGGTCGAGACAAATGTGGCACTGCGTACGACTCATTTAAGCGTGTTGTTAAAGGCGCTTGAAAACAATGATTACTTATTTCCTTGCTCAATTAACTTAGCGAAAACCTTGGATACAAAATTTACGTATATCAGTTCTGATTCGTTATCATTTGTTCCTTTGCAGCAACGAAATTTTGGTTTTCTGTATGATAAAACCAGGAGTAATGATGAATTAATTCATTGGTTTCACGGTGAAATATCGGAATTGATGCGTAACCAAGTTAGAAATCATTAA
- the nth gene encoding endonuclease III: protein MNQEKRIQILTRLRENNPKPETELNFSSPFELLVAVTLSAQATDVSVNKATDKLFPVANTAHSIYALGVEGLKEYIKTIGLYNNKAINVIKACEILIEKYNGEVPEDREALESLPGVGRKTANVVLNTAFGWPTIAVDTHIFRMANRTKFAPGKNVVEVEERMLKVVPAEFKVDVHHWFILHGRYTCLARKPRCGSCIIEDLCEFKEKVYPEE, encoded by the coding sequence ATGAATCAAGAAAAACGCATCCAAATCCTCACCCGCCTTCGCGAAAACAATCCCAAACCCGAAACCGAGCTGAATTTCTCCAGTCCCTTTGAATTACTGGTGGCGGTGACTTTATCGGCGCAGGCGACCGATGTGAGCGTAAATAAGGCGACTGATAAACTGTTTCCAGTCGCCAATACCGCCCACAGTATTTATGCCTTAGGCGTGGAGGGATTAAAGGAATATATCAAGACCATTGGCCTGTATAACAACAAGGCCATCAATGTGATTAAAGCCTGTGAGATCTTGATTGAAAAATACAACGGCGAAGTCCCAGAAGACAGAGAGGCGCTAGAGTCGCTTCCAGGCGTAGGTCGTAAAACCGCTAACGTGGTGCTCAATACCGCCTTTGGCTGGCCAACCATCGCCGTCGACACCCATATCTTTCGCATGGCAAACCGCACTAAATTCGCCCCTGGTAAAAACGTGGTCGAAGTCGAGGAGCGCATGTTAAAGGTTGTTCCCGCCGAATTTAAAGTCGATGTGCATCACTGGTTTATTCTGCATGGCCGCTATACCTGTCTGGCTCGCAAACCCCGCTGTGGCAGTTGCATTATTGAGGACCTTTGCGAATTTAAAGAAAAGGTCTATCCCGAAGAATAA
- a CDS encoding electron transport complex subunit E codes for MTNYREIAWQGLWKNNPGLVQLLGLCPLLAVTATLTNALGLGVATMLVLIGSNILVSLVRDYVPKEIRIPVFVMIIAALVTAVQLLINAYAYGLYLSLGIFLPLIVTNCIIIGRAEAFASRNNAFSAAFDGLMMGLGFTLVLAVLGATREILGQGTLFDGADQLLGPWAKALTIQVWQVDTPFLLAMLPPGAFIVMGLLIALKNVIDKKLKERQPEAAVQPSVTRARITKVS; via the coding sequence ATGACTAATTATCGCGAAATTGCCTGGCAAGGACTGTGGAAAAACAACCCTGGCTTAGTGCAATTACTGGGCTTGTGCCCACTGTTAGCCGTAACGGCCACCCTCACCAACGCCCTCGGGCTTGGGGTTGCCACTATGTTGGTGCTGATAGGCTCAAACATTTTAGTCTCGTTGGTACGTGACTATGTGCCTAAGGAAATCCGTATCCCCGTGTTTGTGATGATCATTGCCGCGCTGGTGACGGCGGTGCAACTGCTGATCAACGCCTACGCCTATGGTCTGTATTTGTCCTTAGGGATCTTCTTGCCGCTGATTGTGACCAACTGCATTATCATTGGCCGCGCCGAGGCGTTTGCCTCCCGTAATAATGCCTTTAGCGCCGCCTTCGATGGGCTGATGATGGGGCTTGGCTTTACCTTAGTCTTAGCGGTTCTTGGCGCTACGCGCGAAATTCTCGGCCAAGGCACCCTGTTTGATGGCGCCGACCAACTGCTCGGCCCATGGGCTAAAGCCTTAACGATTCAGGTATGGCAAGTCGATACCCCCTTCCTGCTGGCGATGTTACCACCTGGCGCCTTTATTGTGATGGGCCTACTTATCGCCCTGAAAAACGTTATCGATAAAAAGCTTAAAGAGCGTCAACCCGAAGCGGCTGTACAACCAAGCGTGACACGGGCACGGATCACCAAAGTGAGTTAA